The following are encoded together in the Mesoterricola sediminis genome:
- a CDS encoding ATP-binding protein gives MPERTSIAIKDRHGFERAVPALPSMVLGRHSQCDVILSDSMVSRNHVRIFREEDQWWVEDLNSSHGTYFRDERVSRMPWEPGCTLRVADGAYYLTLRSESAFASEVNLQAILRTAGLLTGEVELDDLLEQALDRLLGISGTDRGFIMLPEGGELVVKVQRNLGVNMEKDIHLSMSSVHKVFEQGEAVWIRNVAADESLMAAKSVINLQLKTILCLPLQVQGERIGVVYLDSRRIATEPVDRPTFEAIVALCAIAIERTRLAEESLRNQVLATVGQVASSIVHDLKNALFLVAGHAQMLELTLKEPDGKHHVAEILAAVDRLQGLSADIVDYAKVREPRRERVDLAPYLAGLLEPLQARVRDAGARLVCQGGSCAAHLDRHRFARVVENLVANSLDALEGAEGGEIVVSWHRLEGGIQLGVADNGKGIPRKVLRRIFEPFFSHGKRKGTGLGMATVKKIVEEHAGTVEVASEEGSGTAVTLVIPDSAASVRSAGAAQDSTDEFRALGPS, from the coding sequence GTGCCAGAGCGGACTTCCATCGCCATCAAGGACCGGCACGGCTTCGAGCGGGCCGTCCCGGCGCTTCCCTCCATGGTCCTGGGCCGGCACAGCCAGTGCGACGTGATCCTCTCCGACAGCATGGTCAGCCGGAACCACGTGCGCATCTTCCGGGAGGAGGACCAGTGGTGGGTGGAGGATCTCAACTCCTCCCACGGCACCTACTTCCGGGACGAGCGCGTCTCCCGCATGCCCTGGGAGCCCGGCTGCACCCTCCGGGTGGCCGACGGCGCCTACTACCTCACCCTCCGCAGCGAATCCGCCTTCGCCTCGGAGGTGAACCTCCAGGCCATCCTCCGCACCGCGGGCCTGCTCACGGGCGAGGTGGAGCTGGACGACCTGCTGGAGCAGGCCCTGGACCGCCTCCTGGGCATTTCCGGGACCGACCGGGGGTTCATCATGCTGCCCGAGGGCGGGGAGCTGGTGGTCAAGGTCCAGCGCAACCTGGGCGTGAACATGGAGAAGGACATCCACCTCTCCATGAGCAGCGTCCACAAGGTCTTCGAGCAGGGCGAGGCGGTCTGGATCCGCAACGTGGCCGCCGACGAGTCCCTGATGGCCGCGAAGTCGGTGATCAACCTGCAGCTCAAGACCATCCTCTGCCTCCCCCTCCAGGTGCAGGGCGAGCGCATCGGCGTGGTCTACCTGGACAGCCGCCGCATCGCCACGGAGCCCGTGGACCGGCCCACCTTCGAGGCCATCGTCGCCCTTTGCGCCATCGCCATCGAGCGCACGCGCCTGGCCGAGGAGAGCCTGCGCAACCAGGTGCTGGCCACCGTGGGGCAGGTGGCCTCCTCCATCGTCCACGACCTGAAGAACGCCCTGTTCCTGGTGGCCGGCCACGCCCAGATGCTGGAGCTGACCCTCAAGGAACCCGACGGGAAGCACCACGTCGCCGAGATCCTGGCGGCCGTGGACCGGCTCCAGGGCCTCAGCGCCGACATCGTCGACTACGCCAAGGTCCGCGAGCCGCGCCGGGAGCGGGTGGACCTCGCGCCCTACCTGGCCGGCCTCCTGGAGCCCCTCCAGGCCCGGGTCCGGGACGCGGGGGCGAGGCTCGTGTGCCAGGGCGGATCCTGCGCCGCCCACCTGGACCGCCACCGCTTCGCGCGGGTCGTCGAGAACCTGGTCGCCAACTCCCTGGACGCCCTGGAGGGGGCGGAGGGCGGCGAGATCGTCGTCTCCTGGCACCGCCTGGAGGGCGGCATCCAGCTCGGCGTGGCCGACAACGGCAAGGGCATCCCCCGCAAGGTGCTCCGGCGGATCTTCGAGCCCTTCTTCAGCCACGGCAAGCGCAAGGGCACCGGCCTCGGCATGGCGACGGTCAAGAAGATCGTGGAGGAGCACGCCGGCACCGTGGAGGTGGCGAGCGAGGAGGGCTCCGGCACCGCCGTCACCCTCGTCATCCCCGACAGCGCCGCCTCGGTGCGCTCCGCGGGTGCCGCCCAGGATTCGACGGACGAATTCCGGGCCCTGGGGCCGTCATGA
- a CDS encoding GxxExxY protein, protein MGRHWGEVDGEDHPHKEITQAIIGEAIEIQKALGHGLLEDPYKVCLAHSLRLAGHKVKREVFLDIEWRGLVGLILSPRASARSSAPPRSNRMLRMRGAIRHCSTDSLFQLLHAPARMGISHYYPRLRTHPSRRAPGGRAGGRGSRRRLRWPCGPAGCGRGSRSA, encoded by the coding sequence ATGGGAAGGCATTGGGGAGAGGTCGACGGGGAGGATCATCCGCACAAGGAGATCACCCAGGCCATCATCGGGGAGGCCATCGAGATCCAGAAGGCTCTGGGGCACGGACTCCTGGAAGATCCCTACAAGGTCTGTCTGGCGCACTCCCTGAGACTGGCCGGCCATAAGGTGAAGCGGGAGGTTTTCCTGGATATCGAGTGGAGGGGGCTTGTGGGCTTGATCCTTTCTCCGCGAGCCTCAGCGAGATCCTCCGCGCCTCCGCGTTCCAATAGGATGCTGCGAATGCGCGGCGCCATCAGGCACTGCAGCACAGACTCACTATTCCAGCTCCTCCATGCTCCGGCACGGATGGGTATTAGCCATTACTATCCTAGATTACGAACACACCCTAGCCGAAGAGCCCCTGGGGGCCGGGCTGGAGGCCGAGGTAGCCGTAGGCGGCTTCGGTGGCCTTGCGGCCCTGCTGGGTGCGGTCGAGGAAGCCGATCTGCATGA
- a CDS encoding efflux RND transporter periplasmic adaptor subunit, with translation MTARRSLFLLLLAAGALRAGSIEGRLIPFRQAEVSAQVSSYLTEVLVKEGDEVKAGQVLAQLFGKMEEIEVRRANALLERKEYEAKGATSLFRDRVIPESQARESRIELELARLSLETAQENLRQRTIVSPIDGVVQARLREAGEAVSTAQALFRIVDLAKVYVLFNVKAEQLPRVAPGQKVSLRLPQVDGAPALTGEVVFVDPKADSDGCFKVKALVAEPGPKVRAGLKVQVELPS, from the coding sequence ATGACCGCAAGACGAAGCCTCTTCCTCCTCCTCCTCGCCGCCGGGGCCCTGCGGGCCGGTTCCATCGAAGGGCGGCTGATCCCCTTCCGTCAGGCCGAAGTCTCGGCCCAGGTGTCCAGCTACCTGACGGAAGTCCTCGTGAAGGAGGGCGACGAGGTCAAGGCCGGGCAGGTGCTGGCGCAGCTGTTCGGGAAGATGGAGGAGATCGAGGTGCGGCGCGCCAATGCCCTCCTCGAGCGCAAGGAATACGAGGCCAAGGGCGCCACCAGCCTCTTCCGGGACCGGGTCATCCCCGAGAGCCAGGCGCGCGAATCCAGGATCGAGCTGGAACTGGCCCGCCTCAGCCTGGAGACGGCCCAGGAGAACCTCCGCCAGCGCACCATCGTCTCGCCCATCGACGGCGTCGTCCAGGCGCGGCTGCGGGAGGCGGGGGAGGCCGTGAGCACGGCGCAGGCCCTCTTCCGCATCGTCGACCTGGCCAAGGTCTACGTCCTCTTCAACGTCAAGGCCGAGCAGCTGCCCCGGGTGGCCCCCGGCCAGAAGGTGAGCCTGCGCCTGCCCCAGGTGGACGGCGCCCCCGCCCTCACCGGCGAGGTGGTGTTCGTGGACCCCAAGGCGGATTCCGACGGCTGCTTCAAGGTGAAGGCCCTGGTGGCCGAGCCGGGCCCCAAGGTCCGGGCTGGCCTCAAGGTGCAGGTGGAGCTTCCGTCCTGA
- a CDS encoding CCA tRNA nucleotidyltransferase: MLDAVATLRAALGPGSGLALVGGGVRDLLLGRPSPDWDLATALLPGAVLDRAREAGLRAIPTGLQHGTVTVMVGGRPFEITTFRGDEGYTDGRRPDAVRLGVTLEEDLARRDFTINAMALPVEALGTPGWREALVDPHGGQADLAAGLIRAVGDPLARFQEDGLRPLRACRFAAQLGFTIEAATLAAVPPRLAVAAKVSVERVLAELTKLLCGPEPGRGLAALAETGLLGLFLPECVPMIGCDQNRHHRYPVWEHTLAVVAAAPADPGLRWAALLHDVGKPSKRFVDADGAAHFHGHEAVSEAAAREILTRLRASNALLDDVAALVRHHGVHPAPAWGDAACRRFLKRLADDRLPLARWATFRWADQAGKGFDPASWLPEHRAVLDRLEALAEGQPPLAVKDLALDGRALMALAGRKGGPWLGRLQAQLMERVLEDPGLNTAAALEAEARAWLRTEAPPAP, encoded by the coding sequence ATGCTGGACGCCGTCGCCACCCTCCGCGCCGCCCTGGGACCGGGGTCCGGCCTCGCCCTCGTGGGGGGCGGGGTGCGGGACCTGCTGCTGGGGCGGCCCAGCCCCGACTGGGACCTGGCCACGGCCCTCCTGCCCGGGGCCGTCCTGGACCGGGCCCGGGAGGCCGGGCTGCGCGCCATCCCCACGGGCCTCCAGCACGGCACGGTGACGGTCATGGTGGGCGGCCGGCCCTTCGAGATCACCACCTTCCGGGGGGACGAAGGCTACACGGACGGCCGCCGGCCGGACGCTGTCCGCCTGGGTGTCACCCTGGAGGAGGACCTGGCCCGCCGGGACTTCACCATCAACGCCATGGCCCTGCCCGTGGAGGCCCTGGGCACCCCCGGGTGGCGGGAGGCCCTGGTGGATCCCCACGGGGGCCAGGCCGACCTGGCCGCCGGCCTCATCCGGGCCGTGGGGGACCCGCTCGCCCGATTCCAGGAGGATGGCCTCCGCCCCCTCCGCGCCTGCCGATTCGCCGCCCAGCTGGGCTTCACCATCGAGGCCGCCACCCTGGCCGCCGTCCCCCCGCGCCTGGCGGTGGCCGCCAAGGTGTCCGTGGAGCGGGTGCTGGCCGAACTCACCAAGCTGCTCTGCGGACCCGAACCCGGGCGCGGCCTCGCGGCGCTGGCGGAGACGGGCCTGCTGGGGCTCTTCCTGCCCGAGTGCGTCCCCATGATCGGCTGCGACCAGAACCGCCATCACCGCTACCCCGTGTGGGAGCACACCCTGGCCGTGGTGGCCGCGGCGCCGGCGGACCCGGGCCTCCGCTGGGCGGCCCTCCTCCACGACGTGGGCAAGCCCTCCAAGCGGTTCGTGGACGCCGACGGGGCCGCCCACTTCCACGGCCACGAGGCCGTCTCGGAGGCGGCGGCCCGGGAGATCCTCACCCGCCTCCGCGCCTCCAACGCGCTCCTGGACGATGTGGCGGCCCTCGTGCGCCACCACGGGGTCCACCCCGCCCCGGCCTGGGGGGACGCGGCCTGCCGGCGCTTCCTCAAGCGCCTGGCCGACGATAGGCTTCCCCTGGCGCGCTGGGCGACCTTCCGGTGGGCGGACCAGGCCGGCAAGGGCTTCGACCCCGCCTCCTGGCTTCCGGAGCACCGGGCGGTCCTGGACCGCCTGGAGGCCCTGGCCGAGGGCCAGCCGCCCCTGGCCGTCAAGGACCTGGCCCTGGACGGCCGCGCCCTGATGGCGCTGGCGGGGCGCAAGGGCGGACCGTGGCTCGGCCGCCTTCAGGCCCAGCTGATGGAGCGGGTCCTGGAGGACCCCGGCCTCAACACGGCCGCGGCCCTGGAGGCCGAGGCGCGGGCCTGGCTCAGGACGGAAGCTCCACCTGCACCTTGA
- the ispF gene encoding 2-C-methyl-D-erythritol 2,4-cyclodiphosphate synthase, which yields MRIGQGFDVHRFADPAEGRPLVLMGCAVPHDRGLAGHSDADVMLHALMDALLGAAGLGDIGQHFPDTDPAYKGADSARLLERVMADLGQRGWRVVNADVCLIGERPKLAPHREAMRRRIAPILGLAPEDLNVKATTTEKLGFTGRGEGLAAQAVVLIDRG from the coding sequence ATGAGGATCGGCCAGGGCTTCGACGTCCACCGCTTCGCGGATCCGGCCGAGGGCCGGCCCCTGGTGCTCATGGGCTGCGCCGTGCCCCACGACCGGGGCCTGGCGGGCCACAGCGACGCGGACGTCATGCTCCACGCCCTCATGGACGCCCTGCTGGGCGCCGCGGGCCTGGGGGACATCGGCCAGCACTTCCCGGACACGGATCCCGCCTACAAGGGCGCCGATTCCGCCCGCCTCCTGGAGCGGGTGATGGCGGACCTGGGGCAGCGGGGCTGGCGGGTCGTGAACGCGGACGTGTGCCTGATCGGCGAACGGCCGAAGCTGGCCCCCCATCGGGAGGCCATGCGCCGGCGGATCGCGCCGATCCTCGGGCTGGCGCCCGAGGATCTGAATGTGAAGGCCACCACCACGGAGAAGCTGGGCTTCACGGGGCGGGGCGAGGGCCTGGCCGCCCAGGCCGTGGTGCTCATCGACCGAGGCTGA
- a CDS encoding Ppx/GppA phosphatase family protein, whose translation MRIAAIDVGSNSIHLVVVETDALGNQRVLAREKHMVRLGRGLMKTGAIGPEAFQAGLESLALMAEVVRGLQCDTLLACGTAALREAANAQTFVREAARLGVPIRVISGEEEASLIYLAVSRAIPFPEVPSVLMDVGGGSTELTWLVAGRPEASVSIPWGIQRLADAVPTANPPTPADLVRVRKFLRKVVRKAQAGLPEDLPKTPVILATSGTLLDLAAGSGGQDTFDLDRLLAFKRRLWKTSSQARVAELGVDAKRAEVLHVGASWVACLMKWLGATQVRCLPVGLREGMVWQALARGGMALPVLGDRRRASVEALAAKLDPDPGHSRHVAYLADQLFTDLMPEFELGDPERELLGYAARLHDIGLSLSEKGHHKHGAYLITNAKLAGFWPAECEAIAQVVRYHRGKAPRMAHEAFAALKPWTRHVVEKLAAIVRVADALDRTRRQSVHQVRLDLSGDPVRLHLTGAGDLKPELESLKDKGRLLWRLLGREVEIVR comes from the coding sequence ATGCGCATCGCGGCCATCGACGTGGGATCCAACTCCATCCACCTCGTGGTGGTGGAGACGGACGCCCTCGGCAACCAGCGCGTGCTGGCCCGGGAGAAGCACATGGTGCGGCTCGGCCGGGGCCTGATGAAGACCGGGGCCATCGGCCCAGAGGCCTTCCAGGCCGGCCTGGAATCCCTGGCCCTCATGGCCGAGGTGGTGCGGGGCCTCCAGTGCGACACCCTCCTGGCCTGCGGGACCGCGGCCCTGCGGGAGGCGGCCAACGCCCAGACCTTCGTGCGGGAGGCGGCGCGCCTGGGCGTCCCCATCCGCGTGATCTCCGGCGAGGAGGAGGCCAGCCTCATCTACCTGGCCGTGAGCCGGGCCATCCCCTTCCCGGAGGTGCCCTCGGTCCTCATGGACGTGGGGGGCGGCTCCACCGAACTCACCTGGCTCGTGGCGGGCCGGCCCGAGGCCTCCGTCTCCATCCCCTGGGGCATCCAGCGCCTGGCGGACGCCGTGCCCACGGCCAATCCCCCCACCCCCGCCGACCTGGTCCGGGTCCGCAAGTTCCTGCGGAAGGTGGTGCGCAAGGCCCAGGCCGGCCTGCCCGAGGACCTGCCGAAGACCCCCGTCATCCTGGCCACCAGCGGCACCCTGCTGGACCTGGCCGCCGGATCGGGGGGACAGGACACCTTTGACCTGGACCGGCTCCTGGCCTTCAAGCGGCGCCTGTGGAAGACCTCCAGCCAGGCGCGGGTGGCGGAGCTGGGCGTGGACGCCAAGCGGGCCGAGGTGCTCCACGTGGGCGCTAGCTGGGTGGCCTGCCTCATGAAGTGGCTGGGGGCCACCCAGGTCCGATGCCTGCCCGTAGGCCTCCGGGAGGGCATGGTCTGGCAGGCCCTGGCGCGGGGCGGCATGGCCCTGCCGGTGCTGGGGGACCGCCGCCGGGCCTCGGTGGAGGCCCTCGCCGCCAAGCTGGACCCGGATCCGGGGCACAGCCGCCACGTGGCCTACCTCGCGGACCAGCTCTTCACGGACCTCATGCCCGAGTTCGAGCTGGGGGACCCGGAGCGGGAGCTGCTGGGCTACGCCGCCCGCCTCCACGACATCGGCCTTTCCCTGTCCGAGAAGGGCCACCACAAGCACGGCGCCTACCTGATCACCAACGCCAAGCTGGCGGGCTTCTGGCCCGCCGAGTGCGAGGCCATCGCCCAGGTGGTGCGGTACCACCGGGGCAAGGCCCCCCGCATGGCCCACGAGGCCTTCGCGGCCCTCAAGCCCTGGACCCGCCACGTGGTGGAGAAGCTGGCCGCCATCGTCCGCGTCGCCGACGCCCTGGACCGCACCCGCCGCCAATCCGTGCACCAGGTCCGCCTGGACCTGTCCGGGGACCCCGTGCGCCTCCACCTCACGGGCGCCGGCGACCTCAAGCCCGAACTGGAGAGCCTCAAGGACAAGGGCCGGCTCCTCTGGCGCTTGCTGGGCCGCGAGGTGGAAATCGTCCGCTAG
- the ruvB gene encoding Holliday junction branch migration DNA helicase RuvB — translation MEFDRNPDLDPAAPEEPFEYSLRPQRLPEYIGQEKVKARLEIALRAAKGRREVLDHVLLFGPPGLGKTTLAHVLANEMGVPCKVIQAPALEKKGDLAAILTNLEDGEFLFIDEIHRLAAPIEEMLYSAMEDRKLDILIGQGPSAQTLKVDLRPFTLVGATTRAGLISKPLHDRFGMVHRLDYYTRAELAVIAARSAQLLGVHMAPEGAEAIARRSRGTPRIVNRLLRRCRDYAEVKGDGTITAEAADACLALHEVDHLGLEGLDRAYLEALCVKFRGGPVGVRTLAAALGESDGGALEDLVEPYLMQIGFLDRTQQGRKATEAAYGYLGLQPGPQGLFG, via the coding sequence ATGGAATTCGACCGCAATCCGGACCTGGATCCCGCCGCCCCCGAGGAACCCTTCGAATACAGCCTGAGGCCCCAGCGCCTCCCCGAGTACATCGGGCAGGAGAAGGTGAAGGCCCGCCTCGAGATCGCCCTTCGCGCCGCCAAGGGGCGCCGCGAGGTCCTGGACCACGTGCTGCTCTTCGGGCCCCCGGGCCTGGGCAAGACGACCCTGGCCCACGTGCTGGCCAACGAGATGGGCGTGCCCTGCAAGGTGATCCAGGCCCCCGCCCTGGAGAAGAAGGGGGACCTGGCCGCCATCCTCACCAACCTGGAGGACGGGGAGTTCCTCTTCATCGACGAGATCCACCGGCTCGCCGCCCCCATCGAGGAGATGCTCTACTCGGCCATGGAGGACCGCAAGCTGGACATCCTCATCGGCCAGGGCCCCTCCGCCCAGACCCTCAAGGTGGACCTGCGACCCTTCACCCTGGTGGGCGCCACGACCCGGGCGGGGCTCATCAGCAAGCCCCTCCACGACCGGTTCGGCATGGTGCACCGCCTCGACTACTACACCCGGGCGGAACTGGCGGTCATCGCCGCCCGCAGCGCCCAGCTCCTGGGCGTGCACATGGCCCCCGAGGGCGCCGAGGCCATCGCGCGGCGCAGCCGGGGCACCCCCCGCATCGTGAACCGCCTCCTGCGCCGGTGCCGGGACTACGCCGAGGTGAAGGGGGACGGCACCATCACCGCCGAGGCCGCGGACGCCTGCCTGGCCCTCCACGAGGTCGATCACCTGGGCCTGGAGGGCCTGGACCGCGCCTACCTGGAGGCCCTCTGCGTGAAGTTCCGCGGCGGCCCCGTGGGCGTGCGGACGCTGGCCGCGGCCCTGGGCGAGAGCGACGGCGGGGCCCTGGAGGACCTCGTCGAACCCTACCTCATGCAGATCGGCTTCCTCGACCGCACCCAGCAGGGCCGCAAGGCCACCGAAGCCGCCTACGGCTACCTCGGCCTCCAGCCCGGCCCCCAGGGGCTCTTCGGCTAG
- a CDS encoding Hsp20/alpha crystallin family protein: protein MNLIRRDARTVPTAVAPALEPFGLMRNFLRWDPFRDLDFNMDLQTAFTPSFDIKETPDAYVFEADMPGIKREDLEINLTGNRLTLTGKRDAQARTEGEHTFMLERSFGSFSRTFNLPEGVDAGNVRADLKDGVLTLVLSKVPEVKPRKIEISLGR from the coding sequence ATGAACCTCATCCGCCGCGATGCCCGCACCGTCCCCACCGCCGTCGCCCCTGCGCTGGAACCCTTTGGCCTCATGCGCAACTTCCTGCGGTGGGATCCCTTCCGCGACCTGGACTTCAACATGGACCTCCAGACCGCCTTCACCCCCTCCTTCGACATCAAGGAGACCCCCGACGCCTACGTCTTCGAGGCCGACATGCCCGGGATCAAGCGCGAGGACCTGGAGATCAACCTCACCGGCAACCGCCTCACCCTCACCGGGAAGCGCGACGCGCAGGCCAGGACCGAAGGGGAGCACACCTTCATGCTCGAACGGTCCTTCGGGTCCTTCTCCCGCACCTTCAACCTGCCCGAGGGCGTGGACGCCGGCAATGTGCGGGCCGACCTGAAGGACGGCGTCCTCACCCTGGTGCTCTCCAAGGTGCCCGAGGTCAAGCCCCGCAAGATCGAGATCAGCCTCGGTCGATGA
- a CDS encoding two-component regulator propeller domain-containing protein codes for MDFPAKSTPQGLSTAWRALALLAALAAGCALQGQVQTFRAFDDRDGLPQSQVTALLEDRDGFIWAGTSEGVARLGAAGLQAIGSKQGLRALDVMALFQDREGGIWVAGQEGGADRIQGGRVTHYGEAQGLAVSPVYAIAQDHAGTVYAGTRLGVYRLVGGRFEPLPLPGDWNRLPIFALAEEPRGGLWLASIKDRLGRWDGTSVIPARLPTPMKTRFRQLAWDARGTLWALSSDLLLRREGPGRWVRDPLPGLGGRSRLRRFQVTREGELLLALDTDGLYQRDAAGRVRVRTYLDGLPREGVASVLRDSRGDLWLGTDGAGLLAEAVPGLLRVDKDPRTGIGLGLGTVLTFQEDGAGRMYLGSTSGLHLLEPGRGIVRSWDQTRGLPSNEVWSLAPRTGGGIWVATLKGLVALDGDRVLKGPRELDHVFVSGLVHQGGRLWVCTFEQGLVAIDGTGRVVGRYPAPAEVGEPAILMALPYKGGLLTATRAGCYLFKDGVFTPALRATPVGTRSIASLYLGPGGELWVGTGSDGVFGFPQGEGGPCEIWNEANARIHGRASWIAGLPGGALVVGHARGIAVLKPGATGRTPVQLTRNLGLLSNETSDSAVYLDRQGRLWAGMAGGVCILDSRADFPDPGLPRPHVVEATAGETHVGHPESIVLPPRSGTLSLRFDCPLPLAPERPAFQVWLDGAWRAVDDGTPVFQIAHLGPGTLNLKVRAGDGLGWAESERVDIRVRPAWYQTIYAYLLFALGGVLAVLLAIQGAVRTVRRRAKLLEAKVAERTEELTLRNRSLERLHHQLKRSLEGRVQLMNTITHDLRSPLTTILLSLDRLETTEDLGPAGKTSLKVVGREVQRVEHLLKQFLDSARNESLTDGLHFRVCHPGEILEGLAETLKLKAEARDLTARIDMAPAEGAWVLADAEAMQQVVFNLIENALKFTPAPGEIGIRSRREPAHWMLEVWDTGRGIDPAQAADLFKPFAQAAAADAGMGWGLGLSICRALVEAHDGTIDVESEPGRGSVFRVRLPLVSAR; via the coding sequence ATGGACTTCCCGGCGAAATCCACGCCCCAGGGGCTCTCGACCGCGTGGAGGGCCCTCGCGCTCCTGGCCGCTCTGGCGGCGGGGTGCGCGCTCCAGGGACAGGTGCAGACCTTCCGGGCCTTCGACGACCGGGACGGGCTGCCCCAGAGCCAGGTGACGGCCCTGCTGGAGGACCGGGACGGCTTCATCTGGGCCGGGACCTCCGAGGGGGTGGCGCGCCTGGGCGCCGCGGGCCTGCAGGCCATCGGCTCCAAGCAGGGGCTCCGGGCCCTGGATGTCATGGCGCTCTTCCAGGACCGGGAGGGCGGCATCTGGGTGGCGGGGCAGGAGGGCGGGGCGGACCGCATCCAGGGCGGCCGGGTCACCCACTACGGCGAGGCGCAGGGCCTGGCCGTGAGTCCCGTCTACGCCATCGCCCAGGACCACGCCGGCACGGTGTACGCCGGGACCCGCCTGGGCGTGTACCGCCTCGTGGGGGGGCGCTTCGAGCCGCTGCCCCTGCCGGGGGACTGGAACCGGCTGCCCATCTTCGCCCTGGCCGAGGAGCCCCGGGGGGGCCTCTGGCTGGCCTCCATCAAGGACCGCCTCGGGCGCTGGGACGGGACGTCGGTGATCCCGGCCAGGCTGCCCACGCCCATGAAGACCCGCTTCCGGCAACTGGCCTGGGACGCCCGGGGCACGCTCTGGGCGCTCAGCTCCGACCTGCTCCTCCGCCGGGAGGGCCCCGGGCGCTGGGTCCGGGATCCCCTGCCGGGCCTGGGCGGCCGGAGCCGCCTGCGCCGCTTCCAGGTGACACGGGAGGGGGAGCTCCTCCTGGCCCTGGACACCGACGGGCTGTACCAGCGGGACGCCGCGGGCCGGGTGCGGGTGCGCACCTATCTGGACGGGCTGCCCAGGGAGGGGGTGGCCTCGGTCCTCCGGGACAGCCGCGGCGACCTGTGGCTGGGGACGGACGGCGCGGGCCTCCTGGCCGAGGCGGTGCCGGGCCTGCTGCGCGTGGACAAGGATCCCCGCACGGGCATCGGCCTGGGCCTCGGCACCGTGCTCACGTTCCAGGAGGACGGGGCCGGGCGGATGTACCTCGGCAGCACCTCCGGCCTGCACCTCCTGGAGCCGGGCCGCGGGATCGTGCGGAGCTGGGACCAGACCCGGGGCCTGCCCAGCAACGAGGTCTGGAGCCTGGCGCCCCGGACCGGGGGCGGGATCTGGGTGGCCACCCTCAAGGGCCTCGTCGCCCTGGACGGGGACCGCGTCCTCAAGGGCCCCCGCGAACTGGACCATGTCTTCGTCAGCGGCCTCGTCCACCAGGGGGGCCGCCTCTGGGTCTGCACCTTCGAGCAGGGCCTGGTCGCCATCGACGGGACGGGCCGCGTGGTAGGCCGCTACCCGGCCCCGGCCGAGGTGGGGGAACCCGCCATCCTCATGGCGCTGCCCTACAAGGGGGGCCTCCTGACGGCCACCCGAGCCGGTTGCTACCTTTTCAAGGACGGCGTCTTCACGCCCGCCCTGCGCGCCACGCCCGTCGGCACCCGCTCCATCGCGTCCCTGTACCTGGGCCCGGGCGGCGAGCTGTGGGTGGGCACGGGCAGCGACGGGGTCTTCGGCTTCCCCCAGGGGGAGGGAGGGCCCTGCGAGATCTGGAACGAGGCCAACGCCCGCATCCACGGCCGGGCGTCATGGATCGCCGGGCTGCCTGGAGGCGCCCTCGTGGTGGGCCACGCGCGGGGCATCGCCGTCCTCAAGCCCGGCGCGACCGGGCGCACCCCGGTCCAGCTCACCCGGAACCTGGGACTCCTGAGCAACGAGACCTCGGATTCGGCGGTGTACCTGGACCGCCAGGGCCGCCTCTGGGCGGGCATGGCCGGGGGCGTCTGCATCCTGGACTCCCGGGCGGACTTCCCCGACCCGGGCCTGCCCCGGCCGCACGTCGTGGAGGCCACGGCCGGCGAGACCCACGTCGGCCATCCCGAGTCCATCGTCCTGCCCCCGCGGTCCGGCACCCTCTCGCTGCGGTTCGACTGCCCCCTCCCCCTGGCCCCGGAGCGGCCCGCTTTCCAGGTCTGGCTGGACGGGGCCTGGCGCGCCGTGGACGACGGCACGCCGGTCTTCCAGATCGCGCACCTCGGGCCCGGCACCCTGAACCTGAAGGTGCGGGCCGGGGACGGGCTGGGCTGGGCCGAGTCGGAGCGCGTGGACATCCGGGTGCGGCCGGCCTGGTACCAGACGATCTACGCCTACCTCCTGTTCGCCCTGGGCGGCGTCCTGGCGGTGCTCCTGGCCATCCAGGGGGCTGTCCGCACCGTCCGGCGCCGGGCCAAGCTCCTGGAGGCGAAGGTGGCTGAGCGCACGGAGGAGCTCACCCTGCGCAACCGGTCCCTGGAGCGGCTCCATCACCAGCTGAAGCGCAGCCTGGAGGGGCGCGTCCAGCTCATGAACACCATCACCCACGACCTGCGCTCGCCCCTCACCACCATCCTGCTGTCCCTGGACCGGCTGGAGACCACGGAGGACCTGGGCCCCGCCGGGAAGACGTCCCTCAAGGTGGTCGGTCGCGAGGTCCAGCGGGTGGAGCACCTGCTCAAGCAGTTCCTCGACAGCGCCCGGAACGAGAGCCTCACGGACGGCCTCCACTTCCGGGTCTGCCATCCCGGGGAGATCCTGGAGGGCCTCGCCGAGACGCTGAAGCTCAAGGCCGAGGCCCGCGACCTCACGGCGCGCATCGACATGGCGCCCGCGGAAGGGGCCTGGGTGCTGGCCGACGCCGAGGCCATGCAGCAGGTGGTCTTCAACCTCATCGAGAACGCCCTCAAGTTCACCCCCGCGCCCGGCGAGATCGGCATCCGCAGCCGCCGGGAGCCCGCGCACTGGATGCTGGAGGTCTGGGACACGGGCCGGGGCATCGACCCCGCCCAGGCCGCCGACCTGTTCAAGCCCTTCGCCCAGGCCGCCGCGGCGGACGCGGGCATGGGGTGGGGCCTGGGCCTGTCCATCTGCAGGGCCCTGGTGGAGGCCCATGACGGTACCATTGACGTGGAGAGCGAGCCTGGACGCGGCTCGGTCTTCCGGGTCCGCCTGCCCCTGGTGTCGGCCCGCTGA